The following proteins are encoded in a genomic region of uncultured Vibrio sp.:
- the infA gene encoding translation initiation factor IF-1: protein MAKEDVIEMQGTVLDTLPNTMFRVELENGHVVTAHISGKMRKNYIRILTGDKVTVEMTPYDLTKGRIVFRAR from the coding sequence ATGGCTAAAGAAGACGTAATTGAGATGCAAGGCACGGTCCTTGACACTCTACCAAACACTATGTTCCGTGTTGAACTTGAAAACGGTCACGTTGTGACTGCGCATATCTCTGGTAAAATGCGTAAGAACTACATCCGTATCCTTACGGGTGACAAAGTAACTGTAGAGATGACTCCATACGACCTGACTAAAGGTCGCATCGTCTTCCGTGCTCGTTAA